Proteins from one Leptospira bourretii genomic window:
- a CDS encoding MlaE family ABC transporter permease, with the protein MKRLYSKTLEPFLYAVGYTVLLLFRAIGQSHHLYFKRKEILEQMFIAGVGSLFVVSIVSVFTGMILGLNTGLGLRDFGAEGQIGLLLTITLTREMSPFMTSLILAASVGSAMAAEIGTMKVSEEIDALEVMSISPIRYLVLPRIVGFSLMVPVLCVYSAALGILGGGIVGHFQLGIDMISYFQDVYYRISSVPGLKDLYVGLLKGYVFGLSISTISCSQGLRTEGGAIGVGQTTRKAVVTSFLMVIFSGYVLTALFYK; encoded by the coding sequence ATGAAACGCCTATATTCCAAAACCTTGGAACCTTTTCTTTATGCCGTTGGTTACACTGTCCTTCTTCTCTTTCGTGCCATAGGACAATCTCACCATCTTTATTTCAAAAGAAAAGAGATCTTAGAACAAATGTTTATCGCTGGAGTTGGTTCTTTGTTTGTTGTCTCCATTGTTTCTGTTTTCACAGGAATGATCCTTGGACTAAATACCGGCCTTGGACTTCGCGACTTTGGAGCCGAAGGTCAAATTGGACTTTTGCTCACCATCACCCTCACTCGTGAGATGTCCCCATTTATGACTTCTCTCATCTTGGCAGCATCTGTTGGTTCGGCGATGGCTGCTGAAATCGGCACCATGAAAGTTTCGGAAGAAATTGATGCTTTGGAAGTGATGTCCATTAGTCCAATCAGGTATCTTGTACTCCCAAGGATAGTTGGATTCTCCTTGATGGTTCCTGTTTTATGTGTGTATTCAGCTGCATTAGGAATCTTAGGTGGTGGAATTGTAGGACATTTTCAACTGGGAATCGATATGATCAGTTATTTCCAAGATGTGTATTACAGAATCTCCTCTGTTCCTGGACTAAAAGATTTATATGTGGGTCTTCTCAAAGGTTATGTATTTGGTCTTTCCATCTCTACCATATCCTGTAGCCAAGGACTTAGGACAGAAGGTGGGGCCATTGGTGTGGGCCAAACCACAAGAAAGGCTGTGGTCACATCTTTTCTTATGGTCATTTTTTCTGGTTATGTGCTCACCGCTCTATTCTATAAATGA